A single genomic interval of Pseudorca crassidens isolate mPseCra1 chromosome 19, mPseCra1.hap1, whole genome shotgun sequence harbors:
- the UBTF gene encoding nucleolar transcription factor 1 isoform X3: MNGEADCPTDLEMAAPKGQDRWSQEDMLTLLECMKNNLPSNDSSKFKTTESHMDWEKVAFKDFSGDMCKLKWVEISNEVRKFRTLTELILDAQEHVKNPYKGKKLKKHPDFPKKPLTPYFRFFMEKRAKYAKLHPEMSNLDLTKILSKKYKELPEKKKMKYIQDFQREKQEFERNLARFREDHPDLIQNAKKSDIPEKPKTPQQLWYTHEKKVYLKVRPDATTKEVKDSLGKQWSQLSDKKRLKWIHKALEQRKEYEEIMRDYIQKHPELNISEEGITKSTLTKAERQLKDKFDGRPTKPPPNSYSLYCAELMANMKDVPSTERMVLCSQQWKLLSQKEKDAYHKKCDQKKKDYEVELLRFLESLPEEEQQRVLGEEKMLNINKKQATSPASKKPSQEGGKGGSEKPKRPVSAMFIFSEEKRRQLQEERPELSESELTRLLARMWNDLSEKKKAKYKAREAALKAQSERKPGKLPESPKRAEEIWQQSVIGDYLARFKNDREKALKAMEMTWNNMEKKEKLMWIKKAAEDQKRYERELSERRVPPAAANSSKKMKFQGEPKKPPMNGYQKFSQELLSNGQLNHLPLKERMVEIGSRWQRISQSQKEHYKKQAEEQQKQYKVHLDLWVKSLSPQDRAAYKEYISNKRKSMTKLRGPNPKSSRTTLQSKSNEEDDDDEDDDEDDDEDEDNESEGSSSSSSSSGDSSDSDSN; the protein is encoded by the exons ATGAACGGAGAAGCCGACTGCCCCACAGACCTGGAAATGGCCGCCCCCAAAGGCCAAG ACCGCTGGTCCCAGGAAGACATGCTGACTTTGCTGGAATGCATGAAGAACAACCTTCCATCCAATGACAGCTCCAAGTTCAAAACCACCGAGTCACATATGGACTGGGAAAAAGTAGCATTTAAAGACTTTTCTGGAGACATGTGCAAGCTCAAATGGGTGGAGATTTCTAACGAG gTGAGGAAGTTCCGTACGTTGACAGAATTGATCCTCGATGCTCAGGAACACGTTAAAAACCCTTACAAAGGCAAAAAACTCAAG AAACACCCGGACTTCCCAAAGAAGCCCCTGACCCCTTATTTCCGCTTTTTCATGGAGAAGCGGGCCAAGTACGCAAAACTCCACCCCGAGATGAGCAACCTGGACCTGACCAAGATTCTGtccaaaaaatacaaagagcTGCCGGAGAAgaagaag ATGAAATATATTCAGGACTTCCAGAGGGAGAAACAGGAGTTTGAGCGAAACCTCGCCCGATTCAG GGAGGATCACCCAGACCTAATCCAGAATGCCAAGAAGTCGGACATCCCTGAGAAGCCCAAAACCCCCCAGCAGCTGTGGTACACCCACGAGAAGAAGGTGTACCTCAAAGTGCGGCCAGAC GCCACTACGAAGGAGGTGAAGGACTCCCTGGGGAAGCAGTGGTCTCAGCTCTCGGACAAAAAGAGGCTGAAATGGATTCATAAGGCCCTGGAGCAGCGGAAGGAGTACGAG GAGATTATGCGTGACTATATCCAGAAGCACCCCGAGCTCAACATCAGTGAGGAGGGCATCACCAAGTCCACCCTCACCAAGGCCGAACGCCAGCTCAAGGACAAGTTTGACGGGCGACCCACCAAGCCACCTCC GAACAGCTACTCGCTGTACTGCGCAGAGCTGATGGCCAACATGAAGGACGTGCCCAGCACAGAGCGCATGGTGCTGTGCAGCCAGCAGTGGAAGCTGctctcccagaaggagaaggacGCCTACCACAAGAAGTGCGACCAG aaaaagaaagattatgaGGTGGAACTGCTCCGTTTTCTAGAG AGCCTGCCTGAGGAGGAGCAGCAGCGGGTCCTGGGGGAGGAGAAGATGTTGAACATCAACAAGAAGCAAGCCACCAGCCCAGCCTCCAAGAAGCCCTCCCAGGAAGGGGGCAAG GGTGGCTCGGAGAAGCCCAAGAGGCCCGTGTCAGCCATGTTCATCTTCTCGGAAGAAAAGCGGCGGCAGCTGCAGGAAGAGCGGCCTGAGCTTTCAGAGAGCGAGCTGACCCGCCTGCTGGCCCGCATGTGGAACGAcctgtcagagaagaaaaag GCCAAGTACAAGGCCCGGGAGGCCGCACTGAAGGCCCAGTCAGAGAGGAAGCCGGGCAAGCTGCCAGAGTCGCCCAAAAGAGCCGAGGAGATCTGGCAACAGAGTGTCATCGGCGACTACCTGGCCCGCTTCAAG AACGACCGGGAGAAGGCCTTGAAAGCCATGGAGATGACTTGGAACAACatggaaaagaaggagaaactAATGTGGATCAAGAAGGCGGCCGAAGACCAAAAGCGATACGAG AGAGAGCTGAGTGAGAGGCGGGTACCCCCGGCTGCTGCAAACTCATCCAAGAAGATGAAGTTCCAGGGAGAACCCAAGAAGCCTCCCAT GAACGGTTACCAGAAGTTCTCCCAGGAGCTTCTGTCCAATGGGCAGCTGAACCACCTGCCACTGAAGGAGCGCATGGTGGAGATTGGCAGCCGCTGGCAGCGCATCTCCCAGAGCCAGAAGGAGCACTACAAAAAGCAGGCCGAGGAGCAGCAGAAGCAGTACAAAGTGCACCTGGACCTCTGGGTCAAG AGTCTGTCTCCCCAGGACCGTGCAGCATATAAAGAGTACATCTCGAAT AAACGTAAGAGCATGACCAAGCTGCGAGGCCCGAACCCCAAGTCCAGCCGGACGACCCTGCAGTCTAAGTCG AACGAGGAGGACGACGACGACGAGGACGACGACGAGGACGACGACGAGGATGAGGACAACGAGTCCGAGGGCAGCAGCTCCAGCTCCTCCTCCTCGGGGGACTCCTCGGACTCTGACTCCAACTGA
- the UBTF gene encoding nucleolar transcription factor 1 isoform X1 yields MNGEADCPTDLEMAAPKGQDRWSQEDMLTLLECMKNNLPSNDSSKFKTTESHMDWEKVAFKDFSGDMCKLKWVEISNEVRKFRTLTELILDAQEHVKNPYKGKKLKKHPDFPKKPLTPYFRFFMEKRAKYAKLHPEMSNLDLTKILSKKYKELPEKKKMKYIQDFQREKQEFERNLARFREDHPDLIQNAKKSDIPEKPKTPQQLWYTHEKKVYLKVRPDATTKEVKDSLGKQWSQLSDKKRLKWIHKALEQRKEYEEIMRDYIQKHPELNISEEGITKSTLTKAERQLKDKFDGRPTKPPPNSYSLYCAELMANMKDVPSTERMVLCSQQWKLLSQKEKDAYHKKCDQKKKDYEVELLRFLESLPEEEQQRVLGEEKMLNINKKQATSPASKKPSQEGGKGGSEKPKRPVSAMFIFSEEKRRQLQEERPELSESELTRLLARMWNDLSEKKKAKYKAREAALKAQSERKPGKLPESPKRAEEIWQQSVIGDYLARFKNDREKALKAMEMTWNNMEKKEKLMWIKKAAEDQKRYERELSERRVPPAAANSSKKMKFQGEPKKPPMNGYQKFSQELLSNGQLNHLPLKERMVEIGSRWQRISQSQKEHYKKQAEEQQKQYKVHLDLWVKSLSPQDRAAYKEYISNKRKSMTKLRGPNPKSSRTTLQSKSESEDDDEEDEEEEEEEEEEEEDDENGDSSEDGGDSSESSSEDESEDGDENEEDDDDEDDDEDDDEDEDNESEGSSSSSSSSGDSSDSDSN; encoded by the exons ATGAACGGAGAAGCCGACTGCCCCACAGACCTGGAAATGGCCGCCCCCAAAGGCCAAG ACCGCTGGTCCCAGGAAGACATGCTGACTTTGCTGGAATGCATGAAGAACAACCTTCCATCCAATGACAGCTCCAAGTTCAAAACCACCGAGTCACATATGGACTGGGAAAAAGTAGCATTTAAAGACTTTTCTGGAGACATGTGCAAGCTCAAATGGGTGGAGATTTCTAACGAG gTGAGGAAGTTCCGTACGTTGACAGAATTGATCCTCGATGCTCAGGAACACGTTAAAAACCCTTACAAAGGCAAAAAACTCAAG AAACACCCGGACTTCCCAAAGAAGCCCCTGACCCCTTATTTCCGCTTTTTCATGGAGAAGCGGGCCAAGTACGCAAAACTCCACCCCGAGATGAGCAACCTGGACCTGACCAAGATTCTGtccaaaaaatacaaagagcTGCCGGAGAAgaagaag ATGAAATATATTCAGGACTTCCAGAGGGAGAAACAGGAGTTTGAGCGAAACCTCGCCCGATTCAG GGAGGATCACCCAGACCTAATCCAGAATGCCAAGAAGTCGGACATCCCTGAGAAGCCCAAAACCCCCCAGCAGCTGTGGTACACCCACGAGAAGAAGGTGTACCTCAAAGTGCGGCCAGAC GCCACTACGAAGGAGGTGAAGGACTCCCTGGGGAAGCAGTGGTCTCAGCTCTCGGACAAAAAGAGGCTGAAATGGATTCATAAGGCCCTGGAGCAGCGGAAGGAGTACGAG GAGATTATGCGTGACTATATCCAGAAGCACCCCGAGCTCAACATCAGTGAGGAGGGCATCACCAAGTCCACCCTCACCAAGGCCGAACGCCAGCTCAAGGACAAGTTTGACGGGCGACCCACCAAGCCACCTCC GAACAGCTACTCGCTGTACTGCGCAGAGCTGATGGCCAACATGAAGGACGTGCCCAGCACAGAGCGCATGGTGCTGTGCAGCCAGCAGTGGAAGCTGctctcccagaaggagaaggacGCCTACCACAAGAAGTGCGACCAG aaaaagaaagattatgaGGTGGAACTGCTCCGTTTTCTAGAG AGCCTGCCTGAGGAGGAGCAGCAGCGGGTCCTGGGGGAGGAGAAGATGTTGAACATCAACAAGAAGCAAGCCACCAGCCCAGCCTCCAAGAAGCCCTCCCAGGAAGGGGGCAAG GGTGGCTCGGAGAAGCCCAAGAGGCCCGTGTCAGCCATGTTCATCTTCTCGGAAGAAAAGCGGCGGCAGCTGCAGGAAGAGCGGCCTGAGCTTTCAGAGAGCGAGCTGACCCGCCTGCTGGCCCGCATGTGGAACGAcctgtcagagaagaaaaag GCCAAGTACAAGGCCCGGGAGGCCGCACTGAAGGCCCAGTCAGAGAGGAAGCCGGGCAAGCTGCCAGAGTCGCCCAAAAGAGCCGAGGAGATCTGGCAACAGAGTGTCATCGGCGACTACCTGGCCCGCTTCAAG AACGACCGGGAGAAGGCCTTGAAAGCCATGGAGATGACTTGGAACAACatggaaaagaaggagaaactAATGTGGATCAAGAAGGCGGCCGAAGACCAAAAGCGATACGAG AGAGAGCTGAGTGAGAGGCGGGTACCCCCGGCTGCTGCAAACTCATCCAAGAAGATGAAGTTCCAGGGAGAACCCAAGAAGCCTCCCAT GAACGGTTACCAGAAGTTCTCCCAGGAGCTTCTGTCCAATGGGCAGCTGAACCACCTGCCACTGAAGGAGCGCATGGTGGAGATTGGCAGCCGCTGGCAGCGCATCTCCCAGAGCCAGAAGGAGCACTACAAAAAGCAGGCCGAGGAGCAGCAGAAGCAGTACAAAGTGCACCTGGACCTCTGGGTCAAG AGTCTGTCTCCCCAGGACCGTGCAGCATATAAAGAGTACATCTCGAAT AAACGTAAGAGCATGACCAAGCTGCGAGGCCCGAACCCCAAGTCCAGCCGGACGACCCTGCAGTCTAAGTCG GAGTCTGAGGATGACGATGAAgaggatgaagaggaggaggaggaggaggaggaggaggaggaagatgatgAGAACGGGGACTCCTCTGAGGACGGGGGGGACTCCTCCGAATCCAGCAGCGAGGATGAGAGCGAGGATGGGGATGAG AACGAGGAGGACGACGACGACGAGGACGACGACGAGGACGACGACGAGGATGAGGACAACGAGTCCGAGGGCAGCAGCTCCAGCTCCTCCTCCTCGGGGGACTCCTCGGACTCTGACTCCAACTGA
- the UBTF gene encoding nucleolar transcription factor 1 isoform X2 encodes MNGEADCPTDLEMAAPKGQDRWSQEDMLTLLECMKNNLPSNDSSKFKTTESHMDWEKVAFKDFSGDMCKLKWVEISNEVRKFRTLTELILDAQEHVKNPYKGKKLKKHPDFPKKPLTPYFRFFMEKRAKYAKLHPEMSNLDLTKILSKKYKELPEKKKMKYIQDFQREKQEFERNLARFREDHPDLIQNAKKSDIPEKPKTPQQLWYTHEKKVYLKVRPDEIMRDYIQKHPELNISEEGITKSTLTKAERQLKDKFDGRPTKPPPNSYSLYCAELMANMKDVPSTERMVLCSQQWKLLSQKEKDAYHKKCDQKKKDYEVELLRFLESLPEEEQQRVLGEEKMLNINKKQATSPASKKPSQEGGKGGSEKPKRPVSAMFIFSEEKRRQLQEERPELSESELTRLLARMWNDLSEKKKAKYKAREAALKAQSERKPGKLPESPKRAEEIWQQSVIGDYLARFKNDREKALKAMEMTWNNMEKKEKLMWIKKAAEDQKRYERELSERRVPPAAANSSKKMKFQGEPKKPPMNGYQKFSQELLSNGQLNHLPLKERMVEIGSRWQRISQSQKEHYKKQAEEQQKQYKVHLDLWVKSLSPQDRAAYKEYISNKRKSMTKLRGPNPKSSRTTLQSKSESEDDDEEDEEEEEEEEEEEEDDENGDSSEDGGDSSESSSEDESEDGDENEEDDDDEDDDEDDDEDEDNESEGSSSSSSSSGDSSDSDSN; translated from the exons ATGAACGGAGAAGCCGACTGCCCCACAGACCTGGAAATGGCCGCCCCCAAAGGCCAAG ACCGCTGGTCCCAGGAAGACATGCTGACTTTGCTGGAATGCATGAAGAACAACCTTCCATCCAATGACAGCTCCAAGTTCAAAACCACCGAGTCACATATGGACTGGGAAAAAGTAGCATTTAAAGACTTTTCTGGAGACATGTGCAAGCTCAAATGGGTGGAGATTTCTAACGAG gTGAGGAAGTTCCGTACGTTGACAGAATTGATCCTCGATGCTCAGGAACACGTTAAAAACCCTTACAAAGGCAAAAAACTCAAG AAACACCCGGACTTCCCAAAGAAGCCCCTGACCCCTTATTTCCGCTTTTTCATGGAGAAGCGGGCCAAGTACGCAAAACTCCACCCCGAGATGAGCAACCTGGACCTGACCAAGATTCTGtccaaaaaatacaaagagcTGCCGGAGAAgaagaag ATGAAATATATTCAGGACTTCCAGAGGGAGAAACAGGAGTTTGAGCGAAACCTCGCCCGATTCAG GGAGGATCACCCAGACCTAATCCAGAATGCCAAGAAGTCGGACATCCCTGAGAAGCCCAAAACCCCCCAGCAGCTGTGGTACACCCACGAGAAGAAGGTGTACCTCAAAGTGCGGCCAGAC GAGATTATGCGTGACTATATCCAGAAGCACCCCGAGCTCAACATCAGTGAGGAGGGCATCACCAAGTCCACCCTCACCAAGGCCGAACGCCAGCTCAAGGACAAGTTTGACGGGCGACCCACCAAGCCACCTCC GAACAGCTACTCGCTGTACTGCGCAGAGCTGATGGCCAACATGAAGGACGTGCCCAGCACAGAGCGCATGGTGCTGTGCAGCCAGCAGTGGAAGCTGctctcccagaaggagaaggacGCCTACCACAAGAAGTGCGACCAG aaaaagaaagattatgaGGTGGAACTGCTCCGTTTTCTAGAG AGCCTGCCTGAGGAGGAGCAGCAGCGGGTCCTGGGGGAGGAGAAGATGTTGAACATCAACAAGAAGCAAGCCACCAGCCCAGCCTCCAAGAAGCCCTCCCAGGAAGGGGGCAAG GGTGGCTCGGAGAAGCCCAAGAGGCCCGTGTCAGCCATGTTCATCTTCTCGGAAGAAAAGCGGCGGCAGCTGCAGGAAGAGCGGCCTGAGCTTTCAGAGAGCGAGCTGACCCGCCTGCTGGCCCGCATGTGGAACGAcctgtcagagaagaaaaag GCCAAGTACAAGGCCCGGGAGGCCGCACTGAAGGCCCAGTCAGAGAGGAAGCCGGGCAAGCTGCCAGAGTCGCCCAAAAGAGCCGAGGAGATCTGGCAACAGAGTGTCATCGGCGACTACCTGGCCCGCTTCAAG AACGACCGGGAGAAGGCCTTGAAAGCCATGGAGATGACTTGGAACAACatggaaaagaaggagaaactAATGTGGATCAAGAAGGCGGCCGAAGACCAAAAGCGATACGAG AGAGAGCTGAGTGAGAGGCGGGTACCCCCGGCTGCTGCAAACTCATCCAAGAAGATGAAGTTCCAGGGAGAACCCAAGAAGCCTCCCAT GAACGGTTACCAGAAGTTCTCCCAGGAGCTTCTGTCCAATGGGCAGCTGAACCACCTGCCACTGAAGGAGCGCATGGTGGAGATTGGCAGCCGCTGGCAGCGCATCTCCCAGAGCCAGAAGGAGCACTACAAAAAGCAGGCCGAGGAGCAGCAGAAGCAGTACAAAGTGCACCTGGACCTCTGGGTCAAG AGTCTGTCTCCCCAGGACCGTGCAGCATATAAAGAGTACATCTCGAAT AAACGTAAGAGCATGACCAAGCTGCGAGGCCCGAACCCCAAGTCCAGCCGGACGACCCTGCAGTCTAAGTCG GAGTCTGAGGATGACGATGAAgaggatgaagaggaggaggaggaggaggaggaggaggaggaagatgatgAGAACGGGGACTCCTCTGAGGACGGGGGGGACTCCTCCGAATCCAGCAGCGAGGATGAGAGCGAGGATGGGGATGAG AACGAGGAGGACGACGACGACGAGGACGACGACGAGGACGACGACGAGGATGAGGACAACGAGTCCGAGGGCAGCAGCTCCAGCTCCTCCTCCTCGGGGGACTCCTCGGACTCTGACTCCAACTGA